In Paenibacillus sonchi, the genomic stretch GCAGGCAAAGGGGAGGATTCAGCAGTAGGCGAAGCTGCCGGGGCTGCAGTTGTTGGCGCAGCGGCGGGGACCGTTGCCGGCTGTGCCGGACTGCTTTTTGCTCCCGGAACGTTAGAATCTGTGATGTTGCTGCAGCCTGCACTAATGGCGGCCATTGCAGATAAACAACCAATCCAGACGATTTTTTGGATATGGGGCATGATCAATCACCTCTAAGTACAGACGCTGGAAAACTCTACAAGTTGCACTTTTTTTCATGCCGCTGTTATTTCTCCATAAAAAGCTCGATCATCATTCCGAGGCGTTCTCCTTCAATCTGCGCGTCCAGCCTGCCGCCATGCAGCCTGATAATCTCCGCAGCAATGGACAGGCCTAAGCCTGCACCTTCACCAGTCCGCGACGAATCCCCTTTGTAGAACCGATCAAACAGCCTGTTCAGCTCCCCGCTCTCCATCGTTTGGGCCGGTGTGCTCCACAATTCCAGCTGCAGCAGACATTGACGGCGGTTCTCCGCCACCGGTTCCCGGAGGCGGATGGTAAGCTCCGTATCTGCACGGCTGTATTTGAAGGCGTTGGAGAGCAGATTTTCCAGCACCCGGACGAAAAGGTCAGCGTCAATCTCCACATGCACCGACTGATCCGGCAGCAGCAGAACCGTCTCAATACGCCTGTCCTTGCTTTGGGGATGATACCCCTCCACAACCTGGCGCAGCAGCTCCTGCATGTTCACCCTGCTCTTGTTCAACACCGCGGGCTTCCATTTCAGCTGCGAAATTTCAAAAAACTCGTCAATCAGCTTCTTTAAGTAACCTGTCCGCTCCTCCAGAACCTCAATGTACCGCTCCTTTTCCGGCTCATTGTCATACGATTTTTCTTTGAGCAGACTGAGAAAGCCCATGATGGAAGTTAGCGGCGTGCGCAGATCATGGGAAATATTGAGCAGAAAATCCTTCTCCTTGCTCCGGCTTGCTACAATTTGTTCCGCCATATCATTCAGCGCTGCAGCCATTGTAGAAAGCTCGTTGTTGTATTTTAGCGGAATGCGGGCCTCAAAGTCTGTTGCGTAAAGCGCATGCGTGCCCCGTTCGAGAGTACGCATATACCGGATTCTCCCCCGGACACCAAGATAAAAAAGCAGCAGAAACACAACAACACCCAGCGCAGATACGGGATTCTCAGTATAAGTAATCGTGCTTGCAGCCACCAGATATAGCCCGTTCCCCAGCTTCCGGGTTTCCTGCAGTTTTGTGCCGGAGCTGTTGTTATAACTGATGTTGATGCCTTCTTGGGGTGTAAAAAATGATATTGTAGACCTGCTCCTCCTCCGGATTGCCGATCACGAAACCACCAGCTTCCGGCGCAGGGGGATATTCTGTGGCTGAATGCAGCGCCTTGCCCCCGGCAATGAATCCCCGGAGCGGACAATGACAACATTTGAATTGGCTTGCAGCAGTTCCCCCTGCTCGTTTACCACAGACACGACTACTTCCTCTGCCGCCCTAAAGCTTTTGCTGTAGCCGGGGGAAACTTCTCCCGCAGCTCCTGCTCCAGCTGACGGGGAATAACGGCCTCGTCTGCCCGGGCATCCAGCCAGGCCGCGAGCGGGTTGCCAACCTTCTCCCGGTAGTTCATAATCCGTTCCGCATCGGTCTGCACCGGATAAAATAACGCCGAGCCTTTCAGAAAATGAGCTGTTAATGAAACTGCGGCCAGCGTGGCAGCCAGCGACAGAATAAAAATCAGGACCAGCTCCCCGACCAGTCCTGTTTTAAACTTCTTTGTCCACTTTATAACCAACACCCCAAACCGTTCTGATGTACTTGGAATTTTTGACGGTATCACCCAGCTTTTCCCGCAGATTGCGGATATGGGTAAGCACGGTGTTGTCGCTCTCCAGATAGGCATCCTCCCAAACGAGCTCATAAATATCGCGTGAGGTAAACACCCGGCCCTTGTTCCTGGCCAGCAGCAGCAATATTCCATATTCTTTGGGCGTCATGTTGATCTCCACACCATTTTTGGACACGGCATGTTCCTCCGGCAACAGCGTAATATCCTTAATCTGCAGCTCCCCCGGAGCTGCAGCCGGCTGTTCAGCGGCTGCCGGCCTGCGTTTTAGGATCGCCGAAATCCGTAAAGAAAGCTCCGTCAGATCAAAGGGCTTCGTCACATAATCATCGCAACCGGCAATGAATCCCCTGATTTTATCCTCCTGCTGATCCTTGGCAGTCAGGAAAATCACCGGAACCTGCGAGATTTCCCGAATCCGGCTGATCAGATCAAAACCATTCATGGCCGGCATCATAATATCCAGCAAAATGAGCTGAAATGCCTCCGTCCGAATGTGGTCCAGCGCCGTCACCCCATCATAGCAGGACGTAATGCTGTACCCTTCCCGTTCAAGAAATATGGATAAAAAGTCCACAATCGTCCGGTCGTCATCTACAATTAAAATCCGGGCGCACATCTCGGCCAGCCGCCTTTCTTCCCTGTCTCTCTAAACAAAGAGCAGCAGCTTCATCAGATACATGTAGAGGATCGCGCTGGCTCCGGCCAGTCCCAATCCCAGAATGACTGCTGCGTCATAGAGATGCAGTTTTTTGCTTCGCCCATATTTTACCGTAAATCCCGCCGAGCACGCTATGCCTGCTGCGATCCCCGCTGCAAGAATGTTGGCTGCAAGCAGCCAATGGCCCTGTACCGCACGGCTTTCAGAGAAAACGCCGAGCAGAGTGACTGCTGCCGCGCCAAGAATAAGCGGAGCGATAAGATAGGCAGGAAGCCTGTGCCGCAGACGCATTCGCTCCGCTCCCGTTTTTTTGCGTCTGCAAATGGCAATCACTCCGGCTATAAGGCCCAGCAATGCACCGGCCAGCGCTATTTTCCAAGCCAGTCCTCCGGCCCCTGCTTCCCAAGAATCCAGCTTAACAAACGCCTGGTAGGGTACTGTAGTGTCGAGCACGAGATATTTGCTGCCGCTCTCCCCTTCTTTAAGCACAAGATATTTATTGACCTTTGGATTGTAGAAAATTTGCTTGCCAATCTGTGTGTATTGCCCGTTCAGCTCCTCACCCGCGGATTTCAGGGTAACCTCCCCTTGCGCACTGACGGTCACTCCGGGTGTCATCATCCGGTACCGCAGCTTGGAAACTCCCGGACCCAGTCCTTCGCTGATCACCATGGCATATGTACCGGCATAGGATTGAATGCTTGCAGCGGGTTCCGGTGCCTCCCCGGTCGATGTGGCCAGCGGCTGATCCATACTTACTCCGAAAAAGGAGTAGAACTGTTCCTCAAAGGCATCCCGCAGGGTTCCGCCGTCTCCCTCGTATTGGGAGTTGCAGCCGATGAAAAACCCGATTCCTTTGGAGGGCATGATCGATACCAGGCTGGAAAAAGCCTCTGTATCTCCGGGATGAACCAGAATGGCGGGGTTTTTATAGTTTTGAAAAAAGCCGTAGGCATAACCGGCCATAAAGGGATGCGCGGAATATTGCGGCGAGTGCATCTGCTTAGCGGTATCTTGTTGTAAAATCGCGCTTTCCCCTTGCCCTCCACCCTGCAGATGGGCCAAAACAAACTTGCCCATATCGTCAGCGGTTGACCAGATGGAGCCGGCGGGATAGGTCAGAACCTCCCCCTGCTTCATTTTGACAAACCCTTTATCGTAAGAATATCCCTGGGCCAATTGCTGGTGCAAACGCTCCGGCGTAAGATAGGACAAGCTGTTGTCCATATGCAGAGGAGCAAAAATATGCTGGCGGATATACTCATCGTAAGACAGGCCGCTTGCTCTTTCCACAATATATCCGGCGAGTGTAAATCCTTCATTGCTATACTGCACCGCATCTCCCGGTGCCCTCACCAGCAGCGGCAGCAGCTTCTGCAGGGTCTGCTCAAGCGGAACCCGCTGCACCGGCACCGTGTCCGACCAGGCACCTTCGCGTTGTTCGGCATTGCCGAACCCCCCGTATTCGTCAGCAAACGTTTCATGGTCAGCGGAGTTTTGTAAGGGTTGGCCACTTGCAGCGAATCTGGCAAATAGCGGTTCACATCCGCATCCAGGTCCAGTTTTCCCTGCTCCGCCAGCTGCAAGGCAGCTGTAGCCGTAAAAACTTTGGACACCGAAGCGATGCTGAAGCGGGTCTTGTACGGGTCTACCGGAACCTTGGCCTCCACATCCGCATATCCGTAGCCCTTCTCCAGCAGGATTGCACCATCCTTGACCACCGCCAAAGTTACGCCCGGCACATGGTACTTGTCCATCGCTGTCTTCATAAATTCATCGGTCTGCTGCTCCAACCGCTCACGTTCCCGCATAGCGGCTGCTTCTTCGTGCTTCTCCGGCGGGGTGTCCGCTGCGTGCGGCAGCGACCGCACCTCCTTTGGCGGTAGCTTCGCTGCCTGCACCACCGTTTGCTCCGGCTGTACCTTCACCGCTTGTGCCTGTGCAGGCTCTGGCTGCATCGCCGCCGCTTGCGCAGATATTGGCTGCATCGCCGCCGCTTGCGCCACAATCGCCACCGCCAGCCCCATTTTCATCCATTGTCTCATTCTCATGCTCCCACTCCTGTCTCTTTCAACGCCTTATGGGTTCATGATACAACAGCAATATGGAGAAAAAAGCGGCATAAATCTAAAGAAAAAATAAAGCTCCGTCCCTGATTCAACTGGATCTTTTTATTTATTCACTCTGTTAATACTTGATGTGCTGAAATATTGACTGGGATTGCCTTGCTTGGGATTAAAGCGTTCTTTGAATTCTCCGCCCGTATACGCACCAATGACCCGGTGCCAAAAATTGCGTGCAGGGGTGTTGGCCCGAATCTGCGAAACTTTCCAGTCGCCGGGGAACATATCGAACAGCCGGTGAGCCGCCCATGTGCCTACTCCGCTGCGGCGGTATTTTTGCATCACAAAAAACTCGGTCATATAGAATTGTCCCTCTGAACTGCGAAGCAGCCTGTCCACCAGCGCAAATCCGGCAATATTATCGTCCACGGTAAACAAATAGGCGAATTTATTAGTACCGCTGTTCCAGTAAGCCTCCAAACCGGGATAGGCCGGAAAGGCGCCGTCACGGTCCACCTCAAGCTCCAGATAGCGGGTAAAGTCATATAAATAAAACTGCATCAGCCTGCTGATGATATGGCGCTGCTCTTTGGGAACCAGCTCGATTCCAAGTTCCATTAGGTCACCTCTTGGATTCACTTTTATTACACATTCTATAACTTTGCCACTTCAGGAGCAAGGCAACCCTGTATGCCACTGTGAAATCCGGCCAAAAGCCATGAAACATGATAAAATAGGAAGCAGCAAGGAAGGCAACTCCGCAGATGATCAGCAACCATAAGGCAGGTGAACAAGTTTTTGAGTATTCAAAAAAACAGCGACCGTAAGCTTTTAGACGAAAAAGTGCTGCTCATGCCCTGGTTCGTACAGCAGTTCATTGACTTCAAACGGCCAGACCTCTCCCCCTCTACTCTGCTGGAGTACATCCGCGATTATGAATCGTTCTTCGGCTGGCTTCGTGCCGAGGGTCTTACCCAGGCCGCCAGTCTGGCGGAGATTACTTTACTGGATCTGGAGACGCTGCATATGGACAGCATTGTCGGTTACCGCCTGCACCTGACCACCCGTGCTGAGGGAACCAATACCAGAGTTACGGTCTCCCGCAAGCTTTCGGCACTTAGTTCATTATTCCACTATTTAAGCCAGATTGCTGAAGACGAGAATTTCTATCCTTTGCTCAAACGCAACATCATGGCCAAGGTGGAGATCAAACGCATTCACAAGCCCAAGGATACAGCGGCCAAGCTCAAAGGCAAAATTCTGGAAGACGAGGAGCTGCTGGAGTTCGTAGGATACATTTACGATGGATATGGGCGGGATGTTGAAGCGAACAAGCAGGCCTACTACTCCTTCCAGCTTAACCGTGAACGCGACGCCTGCATTGCCAGCCTCATTCTGAACTCCGGCCTGCGTGTCTCAGAAGTGGTCAATCTGAACGTGGATGATCTGGATGTGAACAATAAGCTGCTGTATGTTTACCGCAAGGGGAATAACGATGAAACGTTCAAAACCCCGGTCTACTTCAGGGAACAAGCCAAGGATGACCTCTCGCTCTATCTGAGCCTGCGGCAGTCCCGCTACAAAACGCCCAAGAAAGAAAAAGCGCTGTTCATTGCACTGCCGAACGGCAGCCATGAAGGCAAACGGATGACCAAGCGGGCGATTCAGGAGATGATTATCAAATACGCCAAGCGGTTCGGCAAGCCCTATCTTACCGTGCATAAGCTGCGCCACTCTTTTGCTACAGACTATTATCTGCAAAATGATATCTACAAAACGAAGGAACAGCTCGGACACGCCTCAACTGAAACTACCGAAGTCTATGCGCATCTTACAGACAAAACGATGTCTGAGGCGATTGAGCGGCGTCTGGAGAACTGATCCCCTTATCCTGAAAGGAGTTATTGTCCTAAATGTCTTACCCCCAAGAATTGCTGTCTGCTTCACTTGATCAAAACCACATTCATTTACAGTCGAATTGTGAAAGCTGCTTTGGCCTATGCTGTGCCGCATTGCCCTTTGCCGTATCTTCAGACTTTGCCATCGATAAAAATGCCGGCCAGCCTTGTCCTAACCTGCGGAATGACTTCCGCTGCGGGATTCATACGGGTCTGAGAGCCAAGGGCTTCAGGGGTTGTACTGTGTATGAATGCTTTGGTGCAGGGCCTAAGGTTTCCCATATTACCTTCAACGGCAGGGACTGGCGCGAGGCTCCGGAAACCGCTGCTTCAATGTTCGAGGTCTTCCCGGTGATGCGTCATCTTCATGAACTGCTGTGTTATCTGACCGAGGCACTGCTGCTGCCGGCTACCCAGCCGATTCACAGCCAGCTCTATTCCGCCCTTGAGCAGACAGAGCGGCTCACCCTGCTGCCGGCTGAAGCCCTGCTCAAGGTGGACGTCCATGCTGCCCGTGCAGAGATCAATGAACTGCTGCTGCGGACCAGCGAGCTGGCACGCGAAGCTGCACGGCGTCAGCTGCACAATGCGCCCAAACGCCCCAAAGTCTATCGGGGCGCCGACCTGATCGGCGCCAAGCTCAAAAAGGCAGATCTGCGCTGTGTCAGTCTGCGTGGAGCTTATCTGATTGCTGCAGACCTCAGCGGAGCAGATCTGAGGGGAGCCGATCTGATCGGGGCTGATTTCCGCGACACCAATCTTTGCGGCGCTGACCTTAGAGGCACCTTGTTTCTGACCCAATCGCAGCTTAATGCGGCGAAGGGCGATGCTTCAACCAGGCTTCCCGATAGATTTGTACATCCTGAGCACTGGATGATGGTGTAGAAGCACCGCCGCAATTGCTGCTCTTCGTTCCCGGAAGCCCATACAGCAGCAGAACAGCGGCTCCGCACTCCTTCAACTGGTGAGCGGGGCCGCTGTTCTTTGAGACGGGGGTTATAGTAAAGTAACTTTAACGGGAGTTGTTACACTCTGGAAGTTCAAAATTGTGAATTTTTCATATACTGAAATTTTGAAAGTAAGATCGTTGCTGCCACAAAAGGTTGGCTATTTCCAGGCTATCGTTAACAGCAAACCGGTGAATGCCCGGGACCTCCGGCAATTCCATTCCCCGTATGGAGTCCCAGACGGCCATTGCGACTATATTGCTTGCCTCTCCCAGCAGCGGGATATCCTCTTCACGGCGGAGCAGGACGATTTTG encodes the following:
- a CDS encoding sensor histidine kinase → MAASTITYTENPVSALGVVVFLLLFYLGVRGRIRYMRTLERGTHALYATDFEARIPLKYNNELSTMAAALNDMAEQIVASRSKEKDFLLNISHDLRTPLTSIMGFLSLLKEKSYDNEPEKERYIEVLEERTGYLKKLIDEFFEISQLKWKPAVLNKSRVNMQELLRQVVEGYHPQSKDRRIETVLLLPDQSVHVEIDADLFVRVLENLLSNAFKYSRADTELTIRLREPVAENRRQCLLQLELWSTPAQTMESGELNRLFDRFYKGDSSRTGEGAGLGLSIAAEIIRLHGGRLDAQIEGERLGMMIELFMEK
- a CDS encoding response regulator transcription factor, encoding MCARILIVDDDRTIVDFLSIFLEREGYSITSCYDGVTALDHIRTEAFQLILLDIMMPAMNGFDLISRIREISQVPVIFLTAKDQQEDKIRGFIAGCDDYVTKPFDLTELSLRISAILKRRPAAAEQPAAAPGELQIKDITLLPEEHAVSKNGVEINMTPKEYGILLLLARNKGRVFTSRDIYELVWEDAYLESDNTVLTHIRNLREKLGDTVKNSKYIRTVWGVGYKVDKEV
- a CDS encoding serine hydrolase domain-containing protein yields the protein MPVQRVPLEQTLQKLLPLLVRAPGDAVQYSNEGFTLAGYIVERASGLSYDEYIRQHIFAPLHMDNSLSYLTPERLHQQLAQGYSYDKGFVKMKQGEVLTYPAGSIWSTADDMGKFVLAHLQGGGQGESAILQQDTAKQMHSPQYSAHPFMAGYAYGFFQNYKNPAILVHPGDTEAFSSLVSIMPSKGIGFFIGCNSQYEGDGGTLRDAFEEQFYSFFGVSMDQPLATSTGEAPEPAASIQSYAGTYAMVISEGLGPGVSKLRYRMMTPGVTVSAQGEVTLKSAGEELNGQYTQIGKQIFYNPKVNKYLVLKEGESGSKYLVLDTTVPYQAFVKLDSWEAGAGGLAWKIALAGALLGLIAGVIAICRRKKTGAERMRLRHRLPAYLIAPLILGAAAVTLLGVFSESRAVQGHWLLAANILAAGIAAGIACSAGFTVKYGRSKKLHLYDAAVILGLGLAGASAILYMYLMKLLLFV
- a CDS encoding serine hydrolase domain-containing protein, producing MRMRQWMKMGLAVAIVAQAAAMQPISAQAAAMQPEPAQAQAVKVQPEQTVVQAAKLPPKEVRSLPHAADTPPEKHEEAAAMRERERLEQQTDEFMKTAMDKYHVPGVTLAVVKDGAILLEKGYGYADVEAKVPVDPYKTRFSIASVSKVFTATAALQLAEQGKLDLDADVNRYLPDSLQVANPYKTPLTMKRLLTNTGGSAMPNNAKVPGRTRCRCSGFRLSRPCRSCCRCW
- a CDS encoding GNAT family N-acetyltransferase — translated: MELGIELVPKEQRHIISRLMQFYLYDFTRYLELEVDRDGAFPAYPGLEAYWNSGTNKFAYLFTVDDNIAGFALVDRLLRSSEGQFYMTEFFVMQKYRRSGVGTWAAHRLFDMFPGDWKVSQIRANTPARNFWHRVIGAYTGGEFKERFNPKQGNPSQYFSTSSINRVNK
- the xerS gene encoding tyrosine recombinase XerS, yielding MSIQKNSDRKLLDEKVLLMPWFVQQFIDFKRPDLSPSTLLEYIRDYESFFGWLRAEGLTQAASLAEITLLDLETLHMDSIVGYRLHLTTRAEGTNTRVTVSRKLSALSSLFHYLSQIAEDENFYPLLKRNIMAKVEIKRIHKPKDTAAKLKGKILEDEELLEFVGYIYDGYGRDVEANKQAYYSFQLNRERDACIASLILNSGLRVSEVVNLNVDDLDVNNKLLYVYRKGNNDETFKTPVYFREQAKDDLSLYLSLRQSRYKTPKKEKALFIALPNGSHEGKRMTKRAIQEMIIKYAKRFGKPYLTVHKLRHSFATDYYLQNDIYKTKEQLGHASTETTEVYAHLTDKTMSEAIERRLEN
- a CDS encoding pentapeptide repeat-containing protein, with the translated sequence MSYPQELLSASLDQNHIHLQSNCESCFGLCCAALPFAVSSDFAIDKNAGQPCPNLRNDFRCGIHTGLRAKGFRGCTVYECFGAGPKVSHITFNGRDWREAPETAASMFEVFPVMRHLHELLCYLTEALLLPATQPIHSQLYSALEQTERLTLLPAEALLKVDVHAARAEINELLLRTSELAREAARRQLHNAPKRPKVYRGADLIGAKLKKADLRCVSLRGAYLIAADLSGADLRGADLIGADFRDTNLCGADLRGTLFLTQSQLNAAKGDASTRLPDRFVHPEHWMMV